One stretch of Streptomyces sp. NBC_00443 DNA includes these proteins:
- a CDS encoding sulfurtransferase: MNAIISAAELAGELTGDEPPVLLDVRWQLSLAKASGEPPFDGRAEYGAGHIPGAVYVDLDRELASAPGSRGRHPLPDLAEFGTAMRRAGVTSGTPVVVYDGGQGWAAARAWWLLRWTGHPDVRVLDGGLPTWEGPLETSVPTPAEGDFEPVPGATGLLDADAAAALARSGVLLDARAGERYRGEVEPIDPVGGHIPGAVSAPTNENVTADGRFLPAGQLAARFKALGAAEGTEVGVYCGSGVSAAHQVLALEVAGIPAALYVGSWSEWSSDPSRPVAVGADPQ; the protein is encoded by the coding sequence ATGAACGCCATCATCTCCGCAGCAGAACTCGCCGGCGAACTGACGGGCGACGAGCCCCCGGTGCTGCTCGACGTCCGCTGGCAGTTGTCCCTGGCCAAGGCGTCCGGTGAGCCGCCCTTCGACGGCCGGGCCGAGTACGGGGCCGGGCACATCCCCGGCGCGGTCTACGTCGATCTGGACCGGGAACTGGCCTCCGCGCCCGGTTCGCGCGGGCGTCATCCGCTGCCGGACTTGGCCGAATTCGGTACGGCGATGCGGCGGGCAGGTGTGACGTCCGGGACGCCGGTGGTCGTGTACGACGGCGGGCAGGGCTGGGCGGCGGCCCGGGCGTGGTGGCTGCTGCGCTGGACGGGTCACCCCGACGTGCGGGTCCTGGACGGCGGGTTGCCCACCTGGGAGGGGCCGCTGGAGACGTCCGTGCCGACCCCGGCGGAGGGCGACTTCGAGCCGGTACCGGGGGCGACGGGGCTGCTCGACGCCGACGCTGCCGCGGCGCTCGCCCGGTCCGGGGTGCTGCTGGACGCGCGGGCGGGGGAGCGGTACCGCGGCGAGGTCGAGCCGATCGACCCGGTGGGCGGCCACATCCCGGGCGCCGTGTCCGCCCCCACGAACGAGAACGTGACCGCGGACGGCCGCTTCCTCCCCGCCGGGCAACTCGCGGCACGCTTCAAGGCCCTGGGCGCGGCCGAGGGCACGGAGGTCGGCGTGTACTGCGGCTCGGGCGTCTCCGCCGCGCACCAGGTACTGGCGCTGGAGGTCGCCGGTATTCCGGCGGCGCTGTACGTCGGTTCGTGGTCGGAGTGGTCCTCGGACCCGTCGCGGCCGGTGGCCGTGGGTGCGGATCCGCAGTAG